The Komagataella phaffii GS115 chromosome 4, complete sequence genome includes the window GTCGCTGACAACAGAGCGCATTGCGATGGTGCATTGTTGAACGTTTTAATTGCGTATGAATGACGAAACCACCCTGTATTGCGATACACGGTATGAAAACGGTCGAGCAATATCTAAATTCTTTAGTCTGACACCAACACTAAACGACTTCGACGGGTCATGCTGACACAGTAGACGGGGTACAGCTGTATGATGCGCGAACTGACCTCCTACCATAGTTTCCACTATGAATGTGAGGTGTGCCTACAGGAGAATATTAAGCGTTTTCAGAAACCCCCTGCTGCTTGAGCCGGTAGGCATTGTTATAGTATATGTATATTACAGATTGTCCCCTGTCCCTCCCTCCCTTGTGGTGAACTGATTTGCGGTAGTAAAAAAATAAGTGATCTAAAGATCCGAATGAGAAATGAGGCTATAAGTTGTGAGATGTTAGGTATAAGTTATGTCCAACCCCGATGGACCCAAGGTGTGTGTTTGACTTATTTATCCTCTCTCAAACGACAAAAAAAGAGGTCCAAATCCACTTTCACCACGAGGTACCAAAATCTGTGTTTAAGGAAATGTGACTGAGAAGTTCATTCTAGCTCGGCattccaatttttttcttgtatCTTGAGATCCAACTGTCGCAAAAGTTTACCGGTTCtatcttgttctttttgtATATCACTAGCTTTCATTGTGGTTTTAAATCTGACTTCTGTTCTTGTCAAAACAGCTCTGGAACTGGAGGCTTCCGCAGCAAACTCTCTTAATGCAGACGATCTCTCTTTCAGGTAGTCCCTCAATGCTAACGCCTCGGTCATTGTTGCTTCTAcctctttctcttcaatgGGGTGATAGAATTTTAAAAAGATCTTGGCATTGGTAAGGTTGATTTTAACGACAAGGCCGACGTACTCCTTGTGCTGTTCATTGTACTCTACCAATAATGCATTGCTATTCTCTGGTGCGGAAGTACCTTCTTGAATTGTGATGTTCCGCCGTATCCTATTCTCCAATTGCTTCAGGTTCTTATATATGTcttttctgatgatgagggCTTCTGCCAACTTCATTGTGAATGGAACGaaatggttgaaaaatgataaaGCGAGGTAGGGAAAACTCGATGCCTATTtataatttttcagatgtGTCAGATCTACGAGTGGGAAACTAGGACTATACACTTGCATACTCCGCATTGATATGACTCATTGAAGCACCGCCCCGttttattatttttttggGTAAGCCGATGCTGGTATTGGAGTCTTCAGTGTTGTCGGGTGTACTTGAATGTGCTTAGTAGTGCAGCATTGATGATTCAGCCTCGCCCTGGATCCGATTGAACCCCTTTATAGTAACTGCTTGTAACTGAATGATTAAGCTTTCTACGCAAACACTTGTGCCTTGAAAGGACAATTTACTGATAACTGATGGGGCTCCATGACTGCATGATCTTGCTTATATGAGTCACCACCAACCATTCAGCAAAGGTTTCTTGCAAGCCCCCATCGACATCAGCCACCAAGGCATTCCTTTTACAGCGTCATCCAGTTGAATGAAGTTCACAATTAGATCATTAACATCACATAAACATACATAACTACTACTTATGTTCAGGAGTGTAAGCAATTCTGATAGCCTTGGCTTGAGTGTAGTTATCCAAAGCCTCAGCACCAAGCTCTCTGCCAATACCAGATTCTCCATAACCTCCGAAAGGAACCATGTGGTGGAAATCGTTGTAGGTGTTAATCCAAACGACACCCGCCTTGATTCTACTGGCAACATCAATGGCTTTGTTCAAGTTGTTTGTGTGAATACCAGCAGCTAGACCATAGTTGGTGTTGTTGGCATATCCAACAACCTCATCCACGGTAGAGAACTTAGTGATAGTAACCACAGGACCAAAAATCTCCTCCTTGACAATCTTCATGTCTTCAGTAACGTCAGCAAAAATTGTGGGCTTAATGTAGTAACCTCGGTTACGGTATCTTGAACCACCGGTAATTACACGAGCACCTTCATCCTTACCGTGTTTGATGTAACTAAGGATTCTGTTAAGTTGCAACTCAGAGGTCTGAGGCCCTTGGAAGACACCTTCTTCGAATGGTCCACCAACCTTAACGTTATCAgtctccttcttgaaggCTTCAAGCACTTCTTCATACACAGTGTCTTGAATGTAGACTCTGGAACCTGCACAACAGACTTCAccagaattgaagaagattccCAAAATAATGTTATGGATAGTCTTCTGGATATCAGCATCTTCAAACACAATGTTTGGAGATTTACCACCTAGTTCCAAAGTGACTTTTTTCAGGTTAGATTTAGCGGCTGCTTCCATGATCTTACGGCCTGTTGCAGTGGATCCGGTGAAAgcaatcttcttgattctGGGATGAGCAGCGATGGCAGCTCCAGCTGGGTTACCGAAACCACTGAGAATGTTAACCACACCAGGTGGGAAACCGGCCTCCTTGATCAATTTGGCAACGTATAAACCCGACAGAGGGGTAGACTCGGCAGTCTTCAAAACAACAGTGTTACCTGTGGCCAGCGCAGGTCCCAACTTCCAAGCCAACATCAGGAGAGGAAAGTTCCATGGGATAATTTGTCCCACAACACCCAATGGCTCTCTTTTAACCAAGTTAAGGTGGGTGTTTCCGGAATCAACAACGTTTCCCAAAATCTTGTCGGCCCATCCAGCACAGGATCTGATGTAGTTGACAGCAAGAGTAACATCACCCTGGGCAGAGGTATAGGCCTTACCATTGTCGATGGATTCGATACCAGCCAAGATGTTGAAGTCACGATCGATAAGGTCTGCCAATTTGTTCATCAGCTTTCCCCTCTCTAATGGGTCCTGAGTAGCCCATACGGAGTTGTTGAAAGCATCTTCAGCGGCATCAACAGCACGGTCAACATCCGCTGCAGAAGCTTCCCAAACTTGGGTTATTTTAGTCTCATCACAAGGATTGATCACTGGTAAGAGCTTTCCCTCTACACCTTCAACAAACtcattgttgatgaagagtcCCAATGGTTGAGTGTACTTCAATCCGTTAGGAAGGTCAATCTCGAATTCTAAGGGAGGAGCAAATGTCATGGATAAAGGTAAGGGAAAAAAGCAAGTGTAAAGGAATTAATCTGAACTAGAAAGAGTCAGAAATATGATTgcaattggagaagaagaacacGATCCCTTGGGAACTTGCGGTGGTATTTATACGTGATCAGTTCTAATAACCCTCATAGTGGTGGAGTATAGGGTGTGGGGTAATTTGTGAAAATTCGGGGGTGCGGTCTCGGTTGCGCGTGATGGCGGGGGGTAATTTGAATGTCAAACTGAACACCCTCTCCAAAAGAGGGACGATGTAGAGGAGAACCGTTGAGCGGAATCATGGGTGATGTCAGGGTCAGGGATATAGGAAGCAAAACTTAACAAGATGGGAGATGATTGGTCGAAAGGTGAAATAGTATAGTTGATTTGTATAGGTTACATAAAAGTATACCCCCAGATATTGGTTGAGTATACGAATTCAAGCTGAATATGGAAAATACTCCGGGACACACATCATTGCAAGCGATGTACATCAAACTGGGGGTGTAACGAAACAATTGTCAAAAAATATGGGCTTTGAAACAACGGTTGCGTGGGAATTGTAGTAATGGGTCCCAGTTCACACTTTGTTCATGTATCTCGCAACAATAAATGATTCAATTGTGGACAAGCGCACGATATGCTTATAAACCTGTTACAACTTCCAAACAAACTTGAGAGAATCCCACAAGAATCCTTTATTTACCTCGGAGTTTGTAGTGACAAACGAGACATTGTTAGTACCAGACGTTAAAGCCCCACTTGGGACATCCAAAGAAGTAAGGTACCAATTGCCTCCATATGAACTAGACCTGTAAGTGGATTTGTCATTGGTTATGTTCGTGTTGAAACGGTCACGGCCCAGAACGACATCGTTTACATGGACGGCCAAACTGGTAGAGTTTCCGCCAACAAAAGTAGCGTTTCCAGTGTAACCAGCAAATGACAAATATAATTGAGCATCTCTCTTGACATCGTCAGCATCGACTTCAAATTGAACAGTCCATACACCCTTTTTGCCCTTTCCAAAACACCAGTCAGATTCATTGTCTTCTCCAATGACATACGTCAGATCGCTGGGGCATGATTCAATCAACATGTTTTCATACTTAAGACCACCATCTAGGAATCCTAGAGTGGTGCGGTCAAAAGCCCCAATGCTCCAGAGCTCTTCGAATTTTTCGTCTGAGGCGCTCCATTTGATGGTACCAAGATCATTAGTTTTACCTTTGTGCACGTTAATCTTTTTTTCATAGAGGAATGTTTCCAGTTGCTTATCAGCAGCAGTGTAGCGTGACCAGAAACTTCCAAAGGCCTGTAAACGGTAGGATGTTTCAGTACGAACGTGTGGAATCTCAAAGTAGCCAGCATCATCAGTGAATGAATAGTATTGGTATCCAGCACCCTGGACCATTGTGTAGTTCTCATTACCTAAGAATAAGTTAACGTTGGAGGCCGGTTGGCCGTTACTAAGCACCAGTCTTCCCTTAACAGTTCCTCtactttgaaatttcttgTCCTCTAACCAACGATAAGGCCAGTTGTGACGTTCTTTCGTTGCTCTACGGAGGAGATCCGCCTTGTCACCGTTGTTGAAGTACCACAGGTAAGGACCCCACATCTTGTCCTTGGGgaaatcttcaacaaagTCTGCTTCAAAATGGGTACCATGTAACATGTTCAACAAAACAACGTCTCCCGTACTGGACTCTCTGTGGACCATAAGTTCCTGCTTAGTTTGATCACCCACGTAAAAATCCCTACCTGGGGAAACCAACCAGAACCCATAATCTTTGCCGGTTTCATTGTAAGTTCCGTACACACCAAAAGCCTCTTCTTCATGAGTGCGAGAAGACCAATCATATTTTGTTATGTAGGAGGAGTTATCTGGAGCTAACCAAGTctcatcaaaagttttcGTACCCTTGAAATCATCAGGAAAAGTTGGTAGCAGACCGTCCTTCAAAGTGGTGTGGCCTGACTGATAAACGTCTGGATTCAAGCGGAAAAGAGTACGAAACTCGCCCAGTGTGGGGAGATTCTTGTTAACAAAATATGAATAGAATCCGTCAAGACCCTGGAATAACACCATGTGATGTTCACCCTCGTAGGCATTGAAAGACAAGTCGATCATGTTTTCAGTCTCGTCGGATATAGTGACGGAGGTGTAGTTGAGATCGTGGAGTGCCCCTTCATAGGAAGCATACAAGCCCACTGCAGACCCGACCAGGTCAACTGTTTCATTGTCGAAACCGGAGTTCAAACCGTACGGGTTCCACAGCAATTTTGTACCATATTGGGGCCCcatttccaaagagaacTTGTCGTTACCAAATTTTACAATCTGGGTCGAATTGTCGGACTTTTCACTTAGTAGATCAACTACAAAAGGAGAAGATTCGTCCACCAGGGATCTTGGAACGGTATCACGAGGTTTAAGAGCAGCAGCACTTATAGTTGGAGCCAACAGCAGTAACAAATTCAATGGCAAGAGCATATTCTTGGTAtgattctgaaaaagatctTTCCAACTTATGTCTACTGAAGGTCAGAATAAATACCTTTTATGAACCACAACCATAGGCATCTTAATGAGATACAAAAATCTGGGGTCAATACGAAATATGCAGGTTAAGAAAGCGGAGAGCGTTAAACACATCCAGTTTTATTATCCAATGCACTGCTAACCCTTATTTTTGGACTAACGGTGCAGGACATCCTTGAAACTGTTTGGTGGAGGGTGTTTCCACTTTCATTCATTCTTCATAGATGCATGACCGGGTCTGTAGCAAAATCATAATTCTATGATTTTGTCTATTGTTCAGGTAGAGCAGCTGAGCACGCAATTAATTAGGGGTCAGATCCGGTGGATTGGTAACTCAAATCGGGAAATTTGCAAGCTACGAGGAGTCTTAATAGGGAAAGAAATGAGGGGTCAGGGTTACTACCTTAGATCAAAATGCCGAAATTTTTGTAGCACAGTGGAATGAATATGACACCTTTTATAGAAGAGACCCAAGAAGTCCCATTATTGGCTCTTAGCAGCTAATAGAGGTCACAACGGTCATACATGAGTGAGTGTTTTGAAATAGCATGCTTCGCTGTGTCTGTGAAGTTTGAGAGTTAAATTTCAATGGGGAACCGATTACTTAGATTCAGTTCGCGAAGGTGCCAGGCTTTAGTTTTCCTGCCAGCTCCTTCCTCGTTCCAGTCAAAAGATGCTTCTCCTTCTAGATTCTAGCAAACATTCCGCTGATGTCCTCTAACCGGACTTATGCCGAGCTCCTAGAGAAACAGGGTGAACGACTCCAGAAAAGGTGGAGGTCAATCATTGACAAATATTCTAAAGTGGACCTTGACGAACAAGGCGATCTAATAGATTTGCACACCGGTGAGATCGTGGAAGACAATGGTCACTTGGAATCAGTGTCTTCCAGAAAGCATAATATATGGAAAGCGGAGAAAGAGGATATTCTagatgaagattttgagagCACCGAGGATATCGAAGCGGTAGACCAAAATTCAGAACAAGACATTGGTGAGGAATCCAGTTTGGAGAGAAGTTCAGATGAGACTTCAGGAGCGAGCTCAAATGAGAGTTCAAATGAGAGCCCAGAGAACTCCGAAGATAACTCAGAGATAAAGTCAAGTCAGGGAGATGTTTCAAAGGAATCTTTGAGCGAGGACTCAAAGGCTTCGAACGACCAAGAAGAACCGGAAGACCAGATCAATAAAAGGAACAAGTTAAAGAAGACCTCTAAGCTTACCTTGCAGGAAAGCTTGCCAGTATTTAAGAAATCGTCTCTAGATCCCAGTTCAAATGATCTACGATATGACAAGCGGGATAACAGATTGATAGCGGATGAAAACAGTCTTAGCCTGCGAGA containing:
- a CDS encoding Mitochondrial aldehyde dehydrogenase — encoded protein: MTFAPPLEFEIDLPNGLKYTQPLGLFINNEFVEGVEGKLLPVINPCDETKITQVWEASAADVDRAVDAAEDAFNNSVWATQDPLERGKLMNKLADLIDRDFNILAGIESIDNGKAYTSAQGDVTLAVNYIRSCAGWADKILGNVVDSGNTHLNLVKREPLGVVGQIIPWNFPLLMLAWKLGPALATGNTVVLKTAESTPLSGLYVAKLIKEAGFPPGVVNILSGFGNPAGAAIAAHPRIKKIAFTGSTATGRKIMEAAAKSNLKKVTLELGGKSPNIVFEDADIQKTIHNIILGIFFNSGEVCCAGSRVYIQDTVYEEVLEAFKKETDNVKVGGPFEEGVFQGPQTSELQLNRILSYIKHGKDEGARVITGGSRYRNRGYYIKPTIFADVTEDMKIVKEEIFGPVVTITKFSTVDEVVGYANNTNYGLAAGIHTNNLNKAIDVASRIKAGVVWINTYNDFHHMVPFGGYGESGIGRELGAEALDNYTQAKAIRIAYTPEHK